A section of the Saccharopolyspora gregorii genome encodes:
- a CDS encoding ATP-binding cassette domain-containing protein produces MSYAIQAEGLVKRFGATTALGGVDLAAPTGSILGVLGPNGAGKTTAVRILATLLRPDAGRATVAGRDLHREAVAVRGRIGLTGQYASVDEELTGVENLVLIGRLLELSRRDARARAAELLERFGLTDAGGRAIKTYSGGMRRRLDLAASIVGRPEVLYLDEPTTGLDPRSRNQVWDMVTGLTGEGVTVLLTTQYLEEADQLADRISVIDHGRVVAEGRADELKRRTGKQTLQVRPSGAEDVPEVRRIVAELTGVQPATDDEGGLITAPVDDPVLLSALVRRLDDAGITADELALRLPSLDEAFLALTGKPAAEEGTAA; encoded by the coding sequence ATGTCCTATGCGATCCAGGCCGAGGGCCTGGTGAAGCGCTTCGGCGCGACCACCGCGCTGGGCGGCGTCGACCTGGCCGCGCCGACCGGCTCGATCCTGGGGGTGCTGGGGCCGAACGGGGCGGGCAAGACGACGGCCGTGCGCATCCTGGCGACGCTGCTGCGGCCGGACGCGGGCCGGGCCACCGTGGCGGGGCGCGACCTGCATCGGGAGGCGGTGGCGGTGCGCGGCCGCATCGGGCTGACCGGGCAGTACGCGTCGGTGGACGAGGAGCTGACCGGGGTGGAGAACCTGGTGCTCATCGGCCGGTTGCTGGAGCTGTCCCGGCGGGACGCGCGGGCGCGCGCGGCGGAGCTGCTGGAGCGCTTCGGGCTCACCGACGCGGGCGGTCGCGCGATCAAGACCTACTCGGGCGGCATGCGCAGGCGGCTCGACCTGGCGGCGAGCATCGTCGGCAGGCCGGAGGTGCTGTACCTGGACGAGCCGACGACCGGGCTGGACCCGCGCAGCCGCAACCAGGTGTGGGACATGGTCACCGGGCTCACCGGCGAAGGCGTCACAGTGCTGCTGACCACCCAGTACCTGGAGGAGGCCGACCAGCTCGCCGACCGGATCAGCGTGATCGACCACGGCCGGGTGGTGGCCGAGGGCCGCGCCGACGAGCTCAAGCGGCGCACCGGCAAGCAGACCCTGCAGGTGCGGCCCAGCGGTGCCGAGGACGTGCCGGAGGTGCGGCGCATCGTCGCTGAGCTCACCGGCGTGCAGCCCGCGACCGACGACGAGGGCGGCCTCATCACCGCCCCGGTGGACGATCCGGTGTTGCTGTCGGCCCTGGTCCGCAGGCTCGACGACGCGGGGATCACCGCCGATGAACTGGCCTTGCGGCTGCCCAGCCTGGACGAGGCGTTCCTCGCCCTGACCGGGAAGCCCGCCGCGGAGGAGGGGACCGCAGCATGA
- a CDS encoding endonuclease/exonuclease/phosphatase family protein, whose product MGAAVAEPDAGSARRSGCATALFLLAVLGTAAWAAPVLLGFDTANRYLIALTATLPYAVPVGVVLTVLGLALRRWLSTLLVGLLSVVLVVLVLPRAIPDSPTPVQGSPLRVLSVNLFFGRADAERVVDLVRDGRIDVLSLQELTPEAVAALDRAGLAALLPHRVLHSGPRADGSGIASRFPLRELALVPPTSLAQPSALIRLPGGREVELVAVHPLYPMGADTAGRWRQELDVLPRPPGERAAPRILAGDFNATLDNSPLRALLGGGYSDVAEVTGDGLAPTWGAGWTPRVTIDHVLVSEGLVAQGYQVHDVPGSDHRAISAHLVVSG is encoded by the coding sequence ATGGGCGCGGCGGTCGCCGAACCCGACGCCGGGTCCGCGCGCAGGAGCGGATGCGCCACCGCGCTGTTCCTGCTGGCCGTGCTCGGCACCGCCGCGTGGGCGGCCCCAGTGCTGCTGGGGTTCGACACCGCGAACCGCTACCTGATCGCGCTGACCGCGACCCTGCCGTACGCCGTGCCGGTGGGGGTGGTGCTGACCGTGCTGGGCCTGGCGCTGCGCCGGTGGCTGAGCACGCTGCTCGTGGGGCTGCTGTCGGTGGTGCTGGTGGTCCTGGTGCTCCCCCGGGCGATCCCGGACTCGCCGACGCCGGTGCAAGGTTCACCGCTGCGCGTGCTGTCGGTCAACCTGTTTTTCGGCCGGGCCGACGCGGAACGGGTCGTGGACCTGGTGCGGGACGGGCGGATCGACGTGCTCAGCCTGCAGGAGCTCACCCCGGAGGCCGTCGCCGCGCTGGACCGGGCCGGGCTCGCCGCACTGCTGCCGCACCGGGTGCTGCACAGCGGACCGCGGGCCGACGGCAGCGGCATCGCCTCCCGGTTCCCGCTGCGCGAACTGGCGCTGGTGCCGCCGACCTCGCTGGCCCAGCCGTCCGCGCTGATCCGGCTGCCGGGCGGCCGCGAGGTCGAGCTCGTCGCGGTGCACCCGCTCTACCCGATGGGCGCGGACACGGCCGGTCGCTGGCGGCAGGAGCTCGACGTGCTGCCGCGGCCGCCGGGGGAGCGCGCCGCGCCGCGGATCCTCGCCGGGGACTTCAACGCGACGCTGGACAACTCGCCGCTGCGGGCGCTGCTCGGCGGCGGCTACTCCGACGTCGCGGAGGTCACCGGGGACGGGCTGGCCCCGACCTGGGGTGCGGGCTGGACGCCGCGCGTCACCATCGACCACGTGCTGGTCAGCGAGGGCCTGGTGGCGCAGGGCTACCAGGTGCACGACGTGCCCGGCAGCGACCACCGGGCGATCAGCGCCCACCTGGTGGTCTCCGGCTGA